The Verrucomicrobiia bacterium genome includes a region encoding these proteins:
- a CDS encoding class I SAM-dependent methyltransferase, translating into MAHCSHPSTQLETLFPARDYITGDRFEIVICPACGNTLTWPQPLDLSPYYPASYYGSASNSRFPAPVEILQRTLYRHRAGLVEQHCSEGKRKVLDVGCGRGLLLDAFRRRGWETEGTEFSDAAASYARAVLGLNVHIGELSALQLSEKFDAVTLWHVLEHVRDPSAILSEVNGLLKPGGVVLIGIPNFGGWEARLCRDKWFHLDVPRHLVHFPRGRLRQLLDENGFEVIVSSGFAFEYDLFSFVQSLLNRTGLRHNLLYNFLRQGPAKILGQGTGSGFQVFASLVLGSVFGLAGLPTILLAGMLRQGGTLTLLARKRTAGFE; encoded by the coding sequence ATGGCTCATTGTTCGCATCCTTCAACTCAACTCGAAACGCTTTTCCCCGCGCGCGATTACATCACGGGTGATCGCTTCGAGATTGTCATTTGTCCGGCCTGCGGCAACACGCTCACGTGGCCGCAGCCGCTTGACCTCTCTCCCTATTATCCAGCGTCGTACTACGGGTCCGCGAGCAACAGCCGATTCCCGGCTCCCGTAGAGATCCTGCAACGCACGTTATATCGCCATCGCGCCGGTCTCGTGGAACAACATTGCAGCGAAGGCAAAAGGAAAGTGCTCGATGTCGGCTGCGGTCGCGGATTGCTGCTGGACGCGTTTCGCCGGCGCGGTTGGGAGACAGAGGGAACCGAGTTTTCCGACGCTGCGGCCAGTTATGCTCGCGCCGTCCTAGGCTTGAACGTCCACATCGGCGAACTTTCCGCGCTTCAGCTTTCCGAAAAGTTCGATGCTGTAACGCTGTGGCACGTGCTCGAGCACGTGCGCGATCCGAGCGCAATCCTGTCGGAAGTTAATGGACTCTTGAAACCCGGTGGCGTGGTTCTGATTGGAATTCCGAACTTTGGGGGCTGGGAGGCACGTCTCTGCCGCGACAAATGGTTTCACCTCGATGTGCCGCGGCATCTCGTTCATTTCCCGCGTGGAAGATTGCGGCAGCTGCTGGACGAGAATGGATTCGAGGTGATTGTTTCGTCGGGGTTTGCGTTCGAATACGACCTGTTCAGCTTCGTGCAATCGCTCCTGAACCGCACAGGCCTTCGACACAACCTGCTCTACAATTTTCTACGCCAAGGTCCGGCAAAAATCCTGGGACAAGGCACCGGGTCCGGCTTCCAAGTCTTTGCGTCTCTCGTCCTCGGAAGCGTTTTCGGGCTCGCCGGACTTCCGACGATTCTCCTGGCCGGCATGCTTCGCCAGGGCGGAACTTTGACACTCCTGGCTCGAAAGAGGACAGCTGGTTTTGAGTGA
- a CDS encoding PepSY-like domain-containing protein, whose translation MKTYLIPLAMAASLLAGCNRTVEQASQDFNALPSEVQKAVRNQAPNAEIAHVDTREENGIQIFEIEFRDSGVNPKLLVSADGRVLNSEGTAKTEGIVGTLEKALTPTGAVGTKISSLPAKVQSTIQAHAPNGEIRDVERNEDEGRVIYTIEFADSGKNPTMKVAEDGTLLQGVP comes from the coding sequence ATGAAGACATACCTCATACCCCTCGCAATGGCAGCGTCGTTGCTCGCTGGATGTAATCGCACCGTCGAACAGGCCTCGCAGGATTTTAATGCGCTGCCTTCCGAAGTTCAGAAAGCAGTTCGCAATCAGGCGCCCAATGCCGAAATAGCGCATGTGGACACGCGCGAGGAAAACGGGATCCAGATATTTGAAATTGAATTTCGCGATTCAGGGGTGAATCCAAAGCTGCTGGTTTCCGCTGATGGACGTGTGCTGAACAGCGAGGGCACGGCAAAAACGGAGGGGATTGTCGGCACGCTTGAGAAGGCACTAACGCCCACTGGCGCGGTCGGCACCAAGATCAGCTCCCTTCCCGCCAAGGTGCAGAGCACAATCCAGGCACATGCGCCAAATGGCGAGATCCGGGATGTCGAACGAAACGAGGATGAAGGGCGCGTGATTTATACGATTGAGTTCGCCGACTCCGGCAAGAATCCAACGATGAAAGTTGCCGAAGACGGAACTCTGCTGCAGGGAGTTCCTTGA
- the trxA gene encoding thioredoxin, with protein MKTRFELDERGIILSCTQCGSRNRLAYDRLNQTFRCGRCQTQLGPPNEPLNVESAAQFDALTQSSSLPVLVDFWADWCGPCKMVAPELQKVASQNAGEFIVAKVNTELLSQVAQRFSINSIPTLILFRHGRDVTRQSGAMPAAAIRHFVHQHSGDVHA; from the coding sequence ATGAAAACTCGTTTCGAACTGGATGAACGCGGGATTATTCTTTCCTGCACGCAATGCGGAAGCCGCAATCGACTTGCCTACGATCGCCTCAACCAAACTTTCCGATGCGGCCGTTGCCAGACTCAACTGGGACCACCGAACGAGCCGTTAAACGTCGAATCTGCAGCGCAATTCGACGCACTGACGCAATCGTCGAGCCTGCCGGTGCTGGTCGATTTCTGGGCCGATTGGTGCGGCCCTTGCAAAATGGTCGCACCCGAATTGCAGAAGGTCGCGTCGCAAAATGCAGGTGAGTTCATCGTTGCCAAGGTAAACACAGAACTGCTGTCACAGGTCGCCCAACGCTTTTCGATCAACAGCATTCCAACGTTGATCCTGTTTCGCCACGGTCGCGACGTAACGCGGCAATCCGGCGCCATGCCAGCCGCTGCGATTCGCCATTTTGTCCATCAGCATTCCGGAGACGTTCATGCCTGA
- a CDS encoding Gfo/Idh/MocA family oxidoreductase, translating into MSHQSRRSFIKSAFLGGAGVIAAPAFVPSRLPAAETKPSERLVAGFIGMGRQSRGLLGTFLRHNTQVVAVCDVDRTRREAARQVVESHNADKSGAASHSNCTVYSDFRELLARKDIDVVCIATPDHWHAIITIAALQAGKDVYCEKPLTQTIHEAIAVVRAVKASGRILQTGSMQRSSSEFRIACELVRNGAIGKIESVNCSFGPPPIPCNLPEEPMEPGLDWDLWLGPAPLRPYNSILSPRGIHNFYPRWREFSEYGGGKVTDWGAHHLDIAQWGLGMDESGPVQALPPQQSNAVNGAQLIYANGVKVTHVNGFGVDFLGTEGRVRVNRGKFIVERDGKVIAKCEGRRDEETSVEREVQKAQRALLPDAKVKLYVSRNHIADFLDCVRSRKQPITHAEVGARSVICCHLMNLAYKHRTTINWDPAQLQLAGSAGDPSWLTRTYRGDWKV; encoded by the coding sequence ATGAGTCATCAAAGCCGCCGCAGCTTCATCAAGTCGGCGTTCCTCGGCGGGGCGGGCGTGATCGCAGCCCCTGCGTTTGTTCCTTCCCGCCTTCCTGCCGCCGAAACAAAGCCGAGCGAACGATTGGTCGCAGGATTCATCGGAATGGGCCGCCAGTCCCGCGGATTGCTTGGCACGTTCCTTCGACACAATACGCAAGTGGTCGCGGTCTGCGATGTCGACCGCACGCGGCGTGAAGCTGCGCGGCAAGTTGTTGAATCGCACAACGCCGACAAATCCGGGGCAGCTTCGCATTCCAATTGCACTGTCTACAGCGACTTCCGCGAACTGCTTGCACGGAAGGACATCGACGTTGTGTGCATTGCCACGCCCGACCATTGGCATGCGATCATAACGATTGCTGCGCTGCAGGCCGGCAAGGATGTGTATTGCGAAAAGCCGCTCACCCAAACGATCCACGAAGCGATTGCCGTGGTGCGCGCGGTGAAGGCGAGCGGACGCATCCTGCAGACTGGCTCAATGCAGCGCTCGAGCAGTGAGTTTCGCATCGCTTGCGAACTGGTGCGGAACGGCGCGATTGGAAAGATCGAGTCTGTGAACTGTTCGTTCGGTCCGCCACCGATTCCGTGCAATCTTCCCGAAGAACCGATGGAGCCTGGATTGGATTGGGATCTCTGGCTCGGCCCTGCCCCACTGCGACCTTACAACTCAATTTTGAGCCCGCGTGGCATTCATAATTTCTATCCCAGGTGGCGTGAGTTTTCTGAGTATGGCGGCGGCAAAGTCACGGATTGGGGAGCACATCACCTCGACATTGCGCAGTGGGGACTTGGAATGGACGAAAGCGGTCCCGTGCAGGCGCTGCCGCCGCAGCAATCGAATGCCGTCAACGGCGCGCAATTGATCTATGCGAATGGCGTGAAGGTAACGCACGTGAACGGGTTCGGAGTGGATTTTCTCGGGACGGAAGGCAGGGTGCGGGTGAATCGCGGAAAATTCATTGTCGAGCGCGATGGCAAAGTGATCGCGAAGTGCGAAGGCCGTCGAGATGAGGAGACGAGCGTGGAGCGCGAAGTGCAAAAGGCGCAACGGGCCTTGTTGCCGGATGCGAAGGTGAAGTTGTACGTCAGCCGGAATCATATTGCTGATTTCCTTGACTGCGTGCGGTCACGGAAGCAGCCGATCACGCACGCAGAAGTCGGCGCCCGCAGCGTGATCTGCTGTCACTTGATGAATCTCGCCTACAAGCATCGAACCACAATCAATTGGGAT